Below is a genomic region from Jiangella gansuensis DSM 44835.
GTAGCGTCGCAACACCCGGCCATTGCCGAGGTTTAGACGTCCGCTGTGCGGCCCGTGCCGAGCGGACTTCCGAGCCGGTGGCCGTCGGTGCTCAGAAGCCGCGCACCTTGCCGACGCGGACCAGAACGGCGACGGAGTACCGCTCGCCGAACGCGGCCAGGCTGCCCACCACGCGCTCGATGTCCGCGCGGTACTTGGCGACGTACTCCGCGGAGTCCTGGGGGAGTGGCGCGTCGTCGACGATCTCCGCGCGGCCGGTCAGCACGACGACGTCGCCACCGTGATCGTCGCTGTTGAGGTGGAGGCCGACCCGGGGCCGGTCGCGAAACCGGTCGATGCGGGTGGCGCGGTTGTCGTTGTGGATGAGGATGTCGTCGCCGACCCGGACGAACCACACCGGGAAGGGCTGCGGCGTCCCGTCGGCGGCGACGACGGTGGTCAGCCAGATGGCTCGCTCGTCGCGCAACCGGTCCTGCACTTGGCGGCCGAAGAAGGTCGAGACGTCGGGGAACACTCCTGCGGTCAGGGTCCAACCCTACGAGCGGCCCGCACGGGCCGGCCGGACCAGCGTCAACTGAGGTTGACATCTGCAGCAGTGTCAGCCTAGGTTGACAGCATGACCAGTTCCGATGCACGAGAAGCCCTCGACGCCGCCACCGCGGCCGTCGACGGCGACCCGCGGGTGGGCCTGCGGGCGGTAGCGGCGTTGCGCCGCCTGGTGGAGCGGCTCGAGGCGCTGCAGGTCGGCAACGCCCGCGACCAGGGGTGGTCGTGGGAAGAGATCGGGGCCGCTCTCGGTGTCAGCCGGCAAGCCGTGCACAAGAAACACGCGAGGAGGTAGCCCGATGTTCGAGCGGTTCACCACACAGGCCCGCGACACCGTCGTACAGGCACAGCAGGAGGCGCGGGAGCTCCACCACCGCTGGATCGGCACCGAGCACCTGCTGCTCGCCCTGCTGCGCCAGCCGGACGCACCCGGCGTCGCCACCCTGACCCGCCTCGGTGTGACCGCGGACGCCGCGCGCTCGGCGGTGACCACCGTCGTCGCCGCCGATGCCGGTGGCCCGCTGGACGGCGAGGACGCCGAAGCGCTGCGTTCGCTCGGCATCGACCTCGACGAGGTGACGCGGCGAGCCGAGGCGACCTTCGGCGAGGGAGCACTGGACAGCCCGCCGGAGGCCGATCGCGGCCGGCGCTCCGGGCTGCTGCGGCGGCTGCTGCCGTCGTCGGACGCTGCGTACGGGCACATCCCGTTCGTACCGCGAGCCAAGAAGGCCCTCGAACTGTCCCTGCGCGAAGCGATCGCGCGGAAGGACAAGGAGATCGGCACCGAACACCTCGTGCTGGCGCTGTTGCGCGGCGACGACAAGCTCACCCTCGGGGTGTTCCGGCACCTCGGCCTCGAGCCCGGCGTCGTCCGCGACGAGGTGGCCAGCGACCTGCGCCGGGCGGCCTGAGCCAGCGACCTGCGCCGGGCGGCCTGAGCCCGGGCGGCCTGAGCCCGGGCGGCCTGAGCCCGGGCGGCCTGAGCCCGGGCGGCTGGTCAGACGTCGACCGGGTCCAGCCGGAACACCGGGTGGCGGCCGGCCTCGGCGGCGAACCGCTCCGGCGGGTCAGCGGGCTTGGCGTCGAAGTACGGCCTGGTCACCGGCTCGAGGCGGGCGTAGCGCTTGAGGACGGGGCCGCTCTGCGCGGCGTCGCACTCCACGGTGACGTAGGTGTCGCTGCGCCGGCCGCGGGTCAGCGTCACCCGGCCGGCCGCGCGCACGTTGCGCACCCAGTCGACGACGCCGTAGGGCGCCACCAGCCAGCGCTGGCCGCCGCTGCGCATGACCCGCACCGGAGTGGTGCGCGGCTGCCCGGTGCGCCGTCCGGCGACGGTCAGCAGTGCATACGCCGACGGCGCCACGCCGGCCCTCAGTGCCACCGTGATGGCCGCGTTGCCGGCCCGGCGCAGCGCCGTCGTCCGATACATCTTGGCCATGCCCACACACTATGCGGCGTGGCGTGGGTCACTCCGGCTGACGCATCAGCGTTGCCGGGAACGCACCAGTACCGCGAACCCGTCGAGATGCCGGGCGAGGCCGTACTCGAACAGCCCGTCCAGGTCCGCCGCGGCGTCGCCGGGAACCATGGACAGCAGCGGAAACTGTCCGCTGTCGAGGAGTTCGTCGGCCCGCCGTCGCTGGCCGGCCCACCAACGGTCGAGGCTCATGCCGGTCTCCTGCTCGGCCTCGACCTCGTCGGCCAGTGACAGCGCGACGGCGACGACGAAGGTGGGCAGGGTGAGCGCCTCGCGGATCCGGATGGTCATAGGCAGCCCGAGCCCGTCGAGCGCGCGCAGCGTCCACTCGGTGTACGCCGCCAGGTTGGGCATGAGCAGCGGGCGCGTGAACGAGATGGCCCGGGGCAGCCAGTGGTGGCGCTGGCACAGCTCCCACTGCAGCCGGGAGATCAGTTCGAGCTTGGCGCGCCAGCCGTCGGGTCCGGGGTTCGGCAGCTCCCGCTCGCCGAAGACCTCGTCGACCATGTGCGTCACGAGTTCGTCCTTGTTCGCCACATGCCGGTACAGCGACATCGGGCCGACGCCGAGGTCTGCCGCGACCCGCCGCATGGAGACGGCGTCGAGTCCTTCGACGTCGGCGATCGCGATCGCGGCGCGCAGCACATGCTCGCGGCGCAGCGCCCGCCGGGACACGGTGCCGGCCGGTCGGGGGCGTGGCCGTCCAGGTGCGGTCGGGCGGTCCGGCCGTGTCCGGCCGGAGCCCGAGCTCACCACCGTGCCGGAGCCGACCGCGGTCTCGACCAGGCCGTCGTCGCGCAGAGCGGCCATCACCTTGGTCGCGGTCGCGACGGCGACGCCCCACTGCCTGGCGATCTGGCGGATGGACGGCATCCGCTCGCCGGGCCGCAGGTCGCCGCTCAGGATGCGGGCCCGGATCTCGGCGGTGATCTGCAGGTAGGGCGGATCCGGTCGCTCTTGTGCCGACATCGAGCCTCCAGTGGTGTGTTCGTGCCAATCTAGTGTACTAGTTCAATCCAGATGCACTAGTGCACTTTACGCGACGTTGACGAGCGTTCATCCGCCGCCTGATCTACGCTGTACGCATGACATTCAGCACGCCGTACGCGTCCGTGCGGCCGGCGGGTGAGGCGGAGCATGGGACGGTGGTGAGCGTCCTCGTCGAGGCGTTCACGCACGATCCGCTCGTCCGCTGGCTGTTCCCCGAGGCAGCCGAGCGAGGCCGCCTCCAGTCGCTGTTCCACGGTTCCCAGCTCGCGCACCCGGCCGCCGAGGCCTACCTGGCCGGCGACGGCGACGGTGCGGCGGTCTGGCTGGCCCTGGCCGCCGGCCAGGCGCCTCACGATGAGCGCCCGGTGCCGGCCGCGGCGGGCGAGGAGCCGTCCTTCGGCGCGAGCGGCTCGCGGCTGCGAGCCCTCGGCGACGCCCTGGCGACGCGGCACCCGATCGTCAAGTCGCACCTTTACCTGCCGTCCATGGGTGTCGTAGAGGGCCGGCAGGGCGCCGGCCTCGGCTCGGCGATGCTGCGGCACCGGCTGGATCGCGCCGACGCCGACGGGATCGGCGCCTACCTGGAGGCCAGCTCGCCGCGCAGTCGCGCCCTTTACCAGCGTTACGGGTTCGAGGACCTGGGCGCCCCGGTGCGAGTTGCCGACAGCCCGCCGCTGTGGCCGATGTGGCGACCGCCGGGCCGATGACGCCCACCGGACGGCCCGGCCCGACGACCTCGACCTCCGACACGATCCACCCTCCAGAGGAGAGAACACCGATGACGACGAACGACACACGCACCGGCGGCAGCGGTGACCGCCGACCGCCGACCCTGGTATTCGTCCATGGCACCCACGTCTCGGCGTATTCGTGGTCGGGACTGACCAACGAACTCAACCTGCGCGGGCACCGCAGCGTCGCGGTCGACCTCCCGCGCCACGGCGATGACGGCTTCTTCCCCCGCGGGTACCAGGCGCCGCAGGACATCGAGGCGCTGGCGACCGACCCGTCCCCGCTGGCTGAGCTCACCCTGGACGACTACGCCGACCACGTCATCGAGGTGGTGCGCCGCGCCCGCCGGCACGGGCCGGTGATCCTGATCGGCGCGAGCCAGGGCGGCGTGACCGTGAGCAGGGTCGGCAACGCCATCCCCGACCTGCTCGAGCGCGTCGTCTACGTCGCGGCGTACTGCTGCGTCGAGCTCGCGACGATGACCGACTACCTTGCCACGCCGGAGAACAGCGAAAGCCTGGTCGGCGAGGTGACTGCCGCGGTCGTCGGAGACCCGGCGACGCTCGGGGTGGCCCGGGTCAACTGGCGTACCGCCGACCCGTCGCTGTTGAAGGGGATCCGGGAGTGCCTGGCGGCGGGGTTCACCGACGAGGAGCTGCGTCAGTTGCTCAACATGTTCCAGCCGGACGAACCTGTCAGCATCCCGCGGTCGGATGCGCGCGGGGAGGCGCATACCTGGGGTCGCATCCCGCGCACCTACGTGCGATTCACCGAGGACCGGCTCATTCCGCCGGCGCTGCAGGACCGGTTCATCGCCGAGGCCGACCGCCTCACACCATCCAACCCGACCGACGTCCGCAGCGTGCCCGCACCTCACGTGGGGCCGATGCATCGGCCGGAGCTGGTGGAGATCTTCTCAGAGCTCGCCAGCCGCTGAGCCGCTGGGCACCATGATCATCAAGGGTTGACCCGGCCCGGGGCGTATCAAGTCTTGATGATCAAGGGGAGGAGGGCAGCCAGCGGTGCAGCACGCCGGCCAGCGCCACCGGGGCGTCCAGCTGCACCAGGTGCCCGGCCTGCTCGACCAGCTCGAGCCGCGCCCCGGGGATCGCCGCGGCCAGCCGGTGCGCCCGGTCCACCGGGATCCAGGCGTCCTCGGTGCCCCAGGCGACCAGGACCGGCAGGTCCAGGGACGGATACAGCGGCTCGAGGACGTCGGTGTGCGCCTGGTCGGCCTGGGCGATCTGGCGGTAGAACGCGGCCTGCCCGACGGGGTCGAGCCACGGCCGGGTCAGCATCCCCAGTGTGTCGTCGTCCAACGGCCGGTACGCCGCGCCGGAGACGTAGGCGCGCAGCATTCCCTCGTGCATGGCCGCCGGCACCGCCTCGAACACCGGCGCATGCTCGCGGACCAGCCGGAAGAACGGCGACCCCCACGGCGCCAGCGCCACCACGTCGATCAGCGCCAGCGACGCGTATGGAGCGCCGTGCAGCAGGTGGGTCCGCAGGGCCACGGCGCCGCCGATGTCGTGCGCGACGACGTGCGGCGCCGGTGCGCCGTCGTCGCCGGTGAGGCCCCAGTGCGCGAGCAGGCCGGCCAGCAGCTCGCCCTGGACCGCCAGCGACACCTCGTGCTCGGCGTCCTTCGACGAGTGGCCGTAGCCGGGCATGTCCCACAGGTGGACGGTGTACCGCGCGCTCAACGCGTCGGCGAACGGCGCCCACAACGCCGACGACCACGGCGTCCCGTGGCAGAACACCACCGGCGGGCCGCTTCCGCGCCGTCCCCACCGCACCCGCCGCCCACGCCAGAGGTACTCCTCGTCCAGCTCCATCCGGAGCAGTCTAGGATCGGTGGCGTACCGATCGGCCGGGGTGCCCGCGAGGGCTGAGATCACACCCGCCGAACCTGATCCGGGTCATGCCGGCGCAGGGAGACCGAGACGGTGCCGCACGGCCGGAGCACCTCAGCACCACCCCGGCAGCCACCGTGCGGCGAAGTGTCGGCGTCCCTCCCGGCGGGAGGAGCTGACGGCAGCACATGGCGACACCGACGGTCATCACGGTGGCGGGGTCCGACCCGTCCGGTGGGGCGGGCATCCAGGCCGACCTCAAGACGTTCTCCGCGCTCGGCGCCTACGGCGGAGCGGTCATCACGGCACTGACGGCACAGAACACCCGCGGCGTCAGCGGGGTGTTCCCGGTGCCGGGCGCCTTCGTCGCCGAGCAGTTGGCGCCGCTGTTCGAGGACCTCGACGTGCGGGCGGTCAAGACGGGCATGCTCGGCGGCCCCGACGTCGTCGAGGCGGTCGCCGACGCCGTCGTCCGCTACGCCGTGCCGAACGTCGTGGTCGACCCGGTCATGGTGGCGACGTCGGGGGACCGGCTGGTCGACGACGCCACCGTCGAGGCGATCCGCGACCGGCTGCTGCCGCTGGCCACCGTCGTCACCCCGAACCTGCCGGAGACGGCGACGCTGCTCGGCCGCGCCACCGTCACACCGGACGACCAGGCAGCCGCGGCCGCGGACCTGCACGCGCTGGGACCGGCCGCCGTCGTCAAGGGCGGGCACGGCGACGGGCCCGACGCCGTCGACGTCCTGGTCGACGACGACGGCACGGTCGAGCTGCGGGTGCCCCGGGTCCGCACGGCGAACACGCACGGCACCGGCTGCACCTTCTCCTCGGCCATCGCCGTCGGGCTGGCGCACGGACGCTCCCTGCGCGACGCCGTCGCCGACGCCAAGGCCTACCTGACCGAGGCGCTGCGCGCGGCCGACCAGCTCCACGTCGGCGGCGGGCACGGCCCGGTGCACCACTTCCACGCCTGGTGGGCCCCGGCGACGACGGAGGTGGACGCGTGAACTTCTCCGCCGACGCCTGGGCCGCCGCCCGCCCCTGGTACGACGCGATCCGCCGGCACCCGTTCCTCACCGGCCTCGCCGACGGGACCCTCGACCGGACGGTGTTCCTGCGATACATCGTCGACGACGCCCACTACCTGTCCCGCTACGCCCGCGCGCTGGCCACGACGGCGGCCCGCTGGCCGGAGCCGGCCCACGCCGCCGCGCTGGCCCGGTTCGCCGCCGGCGCCGTCGACGCCGAACGGCTGCTGCACGCGACACTGCTGGCCGACGACGGGCGCGACATCGACGCCGTCGACGAGGAACCCACGCCCACCTGCCTGGCCTACGTGAACACGCTGCAGTCCGACGCCGCGCTGGCCCCGGCCGGGGTGGCGCTGGCCGGGCTGCTGCCGTGCTTCCGCGTCTACACCGAGATCGGCCGCGAGCTGGTCACCGTTCTCGACGGCGACGACGGCAGCCACCCGTACGCGGCCTGGCTGCGCACCTACGGCGACCCGGCGTTCGCCGCGGACACCCGGCTGGCGGAGAGCTTCGCCAACGACCAGGCCGATCGCCACCCCGGGACCGTCGAGGCGATGCACGCGGCCTACGCGCGGGCGACCCGATTCGAGTGGATGTTCTGGGACGCGGCATGGCGTGGCGAAACCTGGCCGAAACACGGGAGCCCGGTGGAATCGGAACAGACCAACATATAGAGCGGCGGGTGCACTTTGGGTTTACGTGGCGTTACACTCGGTCGCAGCCCGGGCCCAGTGTCGCGCTCGTCACACTCGCAAGCCCGACACCCGGAGGATGAATCCCACCGTGACCAAGCCCGTCGTACTCATCGCCGAACAGCTCTCGCCCGCCACCGTGGACGCCCTCGGCCCGGACTTCGAGATCCGGCACGTCGACGGCGCCGATCGTGCGGCCCTCCTGCCGGCCATCGCCGACGTCGACGCGATCCTCGTCCGCAGCGCCACCAAGGTCGACGCCGAGGCCATCGGCGTGGCCAAGAAGCTCAAGGTCATCGCCCGGGCTGGCGTCGGCCTCGACAACGTCGACGTCAAGGCCGCCACCCAGGCCGGTGTCATGGTGGTCAACGCGCCGACGTCCAACATCACCAGCGCCGCCGAGCTCGCCATCGGGCTGTTGCTGGCCACCGCGCGCAACATCGCACCGGCCAACGACGCGCTCAAGGGCGGCGAGTGGAAGCGCAGCAAGTACTCCGGCGTCGAGCTGTACGAGAAGACGGTCGGCATCGTCGGCCTGGGCCGCATCGGCGTCCTGGTCGCGCAGCGGTTGTCGTCGTTCGGCATGAACGTCATCGCCTACGACCCCTTCGTGCCGGCCGCCCGCGCCGCGCAGATGGGCGTGCGCAGCGTCACGCTCGACGACCTGCTGGCCGAAAGCGACTTCATCACCGTCCACCTGCCGAAGACGCCCGAGACCCTCGGGCTCATCGGCGAGCAGGCCCTGCGCAAGGTCAAGCCGTCGGTGCGCATCATCAACGCCGCCCGCGGCGGCATCGTCGACGAGCACGCGCTCGCGGTCGCGCTCAAGGAGGGCCGGGTCGCCGGTGCCGGCATCGACGTGTTCGCGTCCGAGCCCACCACCGAATCGCCGCTGTTCGACTTCGAGTCGGTGGTCGTGACGCCGCACCTGGGTGCGTCCACCGAGGAGGCACAGGAGAAGGCCGGCATCTCGGTGGCACGCTCGGTGCGGCTCGCGCTAGCCGGCGAGCTGGTGCCGGACGCCGTCAACGTCAAGGGCGGCGCCATCGCCGAGGACGTCCGGCCCGGCATCCCGCTGGCCGAGAAGCTCGGCCGCATCTTCACCGCGCTGGCCGGCGGCGTCGCCTCCCAGCTCGACGTCGAGGTCCGTGGTGAGATCACCACCAACGACGTCAAGATCCTGGAGCTGGCCGCGCTCAAGGGTGTCTTCGCCGACGTCGTCGAGGACCCGGTCTCGTACGTGAACGCCCCGGTCATCGCCGCCGACCGCGGCGTCGAGGTCCGCCTGGTCACCGACGAGGAGTCCGACGACTACCGCAACCTCGTCACGTTGCGCGGGGTGCTCGCCGACGGGCGCGCCATCTCGGTGTCCGGCACGCTGTCCGGCCCGAAGCACGTCGAGAAGATCGTCGAGGTGCTCGGCTACGACATCGAGGCGCTCCCGGCCGAGCACATGGCGTTCCTCCGCTATACCGACCGGCCCGGCGTGGTCGGCACGATCGGCCGGGTGCTCGGTGAGGCCGACGTCAACATCGCCGGCATGCAGGTCAGCCGGCACGGCAAGGGCGGCCCGGCGCTGGTGGCCATGACGGTCGACCAGGCCATCCCGAGCCAGGTCCTCGACGACATCGTCGCCGCCGTCGGCGCGGAGTGGGGCCGCAGCGTCGACCTCGACGGCTGACACCACCCGCCGTCGTCGGCGGGAAATGATCACGTGGACTATGGGTGCTCCCGCCGCACCAGGAATGCTTGCCTGGTGCGGCGGAAGTTCGCCGTGACCCGGGCCAGGGGAAGCGCTGTCTCAGAGTGCGGGACAAGGAGCCAGTTCGCGAGACGGTCATGACGTCGCGGGCGTAGCGTGGTTCGCATCATGCAGTGGGCGGTACGCATTCTTGGCTGCCGCGACGGGGTCCGATAACGGCCGGCGCCTCGTCGCGGTGTTCGGCGTACCCCGCTGGCCGCCCCGTTCTCTCCGCGGAGCAGTGTGATCATGAGCGACGAACAGCAGGACCAGTCCCAGCAGACCCAGAGCGCGATCCAGGAAGCAATGGATCGCCGTGACAACGGCGGCGCGGCCGGTCGCTGACCAGCGCCGTAAGCACACCACCTCGGCGACTGTCCGGATGGCGGGACGCTGGTGCCATCATATGGACAGCCGCCGTACGGTAATGGACCATGTCGCGCAGTCTCAACTTGGCAGTGATTCCCGGTGACGGTATCGGCGACGAGGTCGTCACCGAAGGGCTGAAGGTGCTCGACGCCGTGCTCGCGGGCACCGACGTCAAGGTCGGCACCACCACCTACGACCTCGGCGCCCGTCGTTGGCACGCAACCGGTGAGACCTTGCCGGACAGCGTCCTCGGCGAGCTGCGCGAGCACGACGCCATTCTGCTCGGCGCCGTGGGCGACCCCGGTGTGCCCAGCGGCGTTCTTGAGCGAGGCCTCCTGCTCAAGCTCCGGTTCGAGCTGGACCACTACGTCAACCTGCGCCCGTCCCGGCTCTTCCCGGGTGTCGCCACCCCGCTGGCCGACCCGGGTGAGGTCGACTTCGTCGTCGTCCGCGAGGGCACCGAGGGGCCGTACGTCGGCAACGGCGGCGCGCTGCGCGTCGGCACCCCGCAGGAGGTCGCCAACGAGGTCAGCGTCAACACCGCGTTCGGGGTCGAGCGGGTGGTGCGCGACGCGTTCGCCCGGGCTCAGGCGCGGCCGCGCAAGAAGCTCACCTACGTGCACAAGCACAACGTCCTGGTGCATGCCGGCCACCTGTGGCGGCGCACCGTCGAGCGGGTCGGCCAGGAGTACCCGGACGTCGCCGTCGACTACCTGCACGTGGACGCCGCCACCATCTTCTTCGTCACCGACCCGGGCCGGTTCGACGTCATCGTCACCGACAACCTGTTCGGCGACATCCTCACCGACCTGGCCGCGGCCATCACCGGCGGCATCGGGCTGGCCGCCAGCGGCAATGTCAACCCGGACCGCACCGCGCCGTCCATGTTCGAGCCGGTGCACGGCTCGGCGCCGGACATCGCCGGCCAGGGCATCGCGGACCCGACGGCCGCGGTCCTCTCGGTGAGCCTGTTGCTGGAGCACCTCGGACTGGCCGAGCAGGCTGCGCGCATCGTCGACGCCGTCGCGGCCGATCTCGGCGAGCGGGGAGCGGCCAAGCGGCGCACCGCCGACATCGGCGACGCACTCGCCGCCCGCGTCACAGGCGGGTAACCAGCGCGTTTCACACCTCTGACACCGCCGTGGGCCAGCGCGCCCGCGGCGGTGTCGCGTCTCCGTAGCCATGTGGCCGATCTTGACACCCCTGTGCCGGGACCCGTTGTATGTGACATAGCACAATTCGGACTCCTTCGGACAGGGGAGACACACGTGGTCAGATCCCGCAGGTTGCTCGCGGTGCCCATCGCCCTCGCCATCACCGCCACGACGGCGGTCGCGACCAGCGCCGGTGCCGGCGCCGACGAGCCCGACATCGCCGCCGAGCCCGGCATCGTCGTCGAGAACGGCGTCACCCAGCCCGTCTTCGGCTACGACGACGCCATCCGAGAGCGCGTGTTCATCACGTCGCCGTACGACTCGGACAGCGACGGCGAGCTCGACATCGTCACCGTCGACATCATGCGCCCCGCGGCCAGCGAGCAGGGCCTGAAGGTGCCGGTCGTCATGGACCCGAGCCCGTACTACTCGACCCTGGGCCGCGGCAACGAGTCCGAGCTGAAGCTGGACCAGGACGGCGACGGCCTGCTGGACCGCTGGCCGCTGTTCTACGACAACTACTTCGTGCCGCGCGGCTACGCCGTGGTCCTCATGGACATGATCGGCACGAACAACTCGACCGGCTGCCCGACCGTGCACGAGGCATCGGACAACCTCTCGCCGAAGGTCGTCATCGACTGGCTGAACGGCCGCGCCACCGGCGTCGACAAGGACGGCGACGAGGTCGTCGTCGACTGGCACAACGGCAAGACCGGCCTGATCGGCAAGTCGTACGACGGCACCCTGGCCAACGGCACCGCGGTGTCGGGCGTGGACGGGCTGACCACCATCGTCCCGATCAGCGCGATCGCCAGCTACTACGACTACACGCGCAGCAACGGCGTCGTCCAGCGCGGCAACAACTACCTCGCCTACCTCGCCAACATCGTCACCAACCCGGAGCGGCGCGACTACTGCCAGCCGGTGCGCGACTGGCTGTCGGCCAACGACGGCGACGAGCACGGCGACTACACGCCGTTCTGGCACGTCCGCGACTTCACCCGCGACATGGACAAGATCGAGGCGAGTGTCTTCCTGGTGCACGGACTCAATGACGAGAACGTCCGGCCCGACCACTTCAGCAAGCTCTGGTACGGCCTGGCCGAGCACGACGTCCCGCGCAAGCTGTGGCTGACCCAGACCGGCCACATCGACCCGTTCGACTTCCGCCGCGCCGAGTGGGTCGACGAGATCCACAGGTGGTTCGACTACTGGCTGCACGACATCGACAACGGCATCATGGACGAGCCGAAGGTCGACATCGAGCGGGCTCCGGACGTGTGGGAGACCGCCGGCGACTGGCCGATCCCCGGCTCCCGCGAGACCCGCCTGTGGCTGCAGCCCAACGCCGGCGCCGCCGGGTCGCTGTCGGTGACCCCGAACCGGCCGTCGGACCCGGTGCTGAGCTTCGTCGACGACCCCAACCAGCGCGAGAGCACCATGGTCTCGAACGAGCTGGCGGTGCAGCCGAACCGGCTCGCGTACGTGTCCGAGCCGCTGAAGGCACCGCTGCACCTGTCGGGGACGCCGTACATCTCGCTGAGTGCCACCGTCGACGCCACCGACACCAACTTCGGCGCGATCATCGTCGACTACGGTCCGGCCGAGCGGGTCCAGCGAGCCGGCGACGGCGTCATCACCGGCACCGCCGAGGACTGCTGGGGCGAGACCGCGACCTGGGGCGGTTACGCCGAGGACGCCTGCTACAAGGAGGTGCACAAGCGGGTCGCGCTCACCGACCGCGAGGTGGTGACCAAGGGCATCGTCGACGGCGTCAACATCGACGACTACAGCCAGCCCACCCCGCTGGTGCCTGGTCAGCAGTACGACGTGCGTTTCCCGCTGCTGCCGGAGGACTACGTGTTCCCGGCCGGGCACCGCATCGGCGTGATCATCGTCGGCAGTTACCGCGACTACGGCAGCCAGCCCGACCCGAACCGGGCGACCATCTCGATCCTGCCCCGGCGCAGCGTGATCGAGCTGCCCATCGTCGGTGGCACGGCCGCCGCGGTGCGAGCCGGCCTGAGGTAGGAACCGGCGAGTCCGGGCCGCCGCGCGCGTTCTGCGCGCCGGCGGCCCGGACCCTGTGCCGCCCGGGCGAACGTGCCGCCCGGGCAATCCGGGCGACGGGCCGCTGGCACACCGGTCCGTCGCCCGGGCTCGCCGTGCGGCACGCTCCTGCCCATTCCGCCTCTTCCGCCCGTGCAACCGCGGCCCATGGCCGTGGCGTCCTTACGGTGACGGAGGGAGTCACCCATGGGTGGGCGGTTGGCGGTCCTGGCGGCCGGCGTGGCGGTCGCG
It encodes:
- a CDS encoding TIGR03667 family PPOX class F420-dependent oxidoreductase, which gives rise to MFPDVSTFFGRQVQDRLRDERAIWLTTVVAADGTPQPFPVWFVRVGDDILIHNDNRATRIDRFRDRPRVGLHLNSDDHGGDVVVLTGRAEIVDDAPLPQDSAEYVAKYRADIERVVGSLAAFGERYSVAVLVRVGKVRGF
- a CDS encoding Clp protease N-terminal domain-containing protein, whose product is MFERFTTQARDTVVQAQQEARELHHRWIGTEHLLLALLRQPDAPGVATLTRLGVTADAARSAVTTVVAADAGGPLDGEDAEALRSLGIDLDEVTRRAEATFGEGALDSPPEADRGRRSGLLRRLLPSSDAAYGHIPFVPRAKKALELSLREAIARKDKEIGTEHLVLALLRGDDKLTLGVFRHLGLEPGVVRDEVASDLRRAA
- a CDS encoding nitroreductase family deazaflavin-dependent oxidoreductase; this encodes MAKMYRTTALRRAGNAAITVALRAGVAPSAYALLTVAGRRTGQPRTTPVRVMRSGGQRWLVAPYGVVDWVRNVRAAGRVTLTRGRRSDTYVTVECDAAQSGPVLKRYARLEPVTRPYFDAKPADPPERFAAEAGRHPVFRLDPVDV
- a CDS encoding GntR family transcriptional regulator, producing MSAQERPDPPYLQITAEIRARILSGDLRPGERMPSIRQIARQWGVAVATATKVMAALRDDGLVETAVGSGTVVSSGSGRTRPDRPTAPGRPRPRPAGTVSRRALRREHVLRAAIAIADVEGLDAVSMRRVAADLGVGPMSLYRHVANKDELVTHMVDEVFGERELPNPGPDGWRAKLELISRLQWELCQRHHWLPRAISFTRPLLMPNLAAYTEWTLRALDGLGLPMTIRIREALTLPTFVVAVALSLADEVEAEQETGMSLDRWWAGQRRRADELLDSGQFPLLSMVPGDAAADLDGLFEYGLARHLDGFAVLVRSRQR
- a CDS encoding GNAT family N-acetyltransferase, whose protein sequence is MTFSTPYASVRPAGEAEHGTVVSVLVEAFTHDPLVRWLFPEAAERGRLQSLFHGSQLAHPAAEAYLAGDGDGAAVWLALAAGQAPHDERPVPAAAGEEPSFGASGSRLRALGDALATRHPIVKSHLYLPSMGVVEGRQGAGLGSAMLRHRLDRADADGIGAYLEASSPRSRALYQRYGFEDLGAPVRVADSPPLWPMWRPPGR
- a CDS encoding alpha/beta fold hydrolase, translated to MTTNDTRTGGSGDRRPPTLVFVHGTHVSAYSWSGLTNELNLRGHRSVAVDLPRHGDDGFFPRGYQAPQDIEALATDPSPLAELTLDDYADHVIEVVRRARRHGPVILIGASQGGVTVSRVGNAIPDLLERVVYVAAYCCVELATMTDYLATPENSESLVGEVTAAVVGDPATLGVARVNWRTADPSLLKGIRECLAAGFTDEELRQLLNMFQPDEPVSIPRSDARGEAHTWGRIPRTYVRFTEDRLIPPALQDRFIAEADRLTPSNPTDVRSVPAPHVGPMHRPELVEIFSELASR
- a CDS encoding alpha/beta fold hydrolase encodes the protein MELDEEYLWRGRRVRWGRRGSGPPVVFCHGTPWSSALWAPFADALSARYTVHLWDMPGYGHSSKDAEHEVSLAVQGELLAGLLAHWGLTGDDGAPAPHVVAHDIGGAVALRTHLLHGAPYASLALIDVVALAPWGSPFFRLVREHAPVFEAVPAAMHEGMLRAYVSGAAYRPLDDDTLGMLTRPWLDPVGQAAFYRQIAQADQAHTDVLEPLYPSLDLPVLVAWGTEDAWIPVDRAHRLAAAIPGARLELVEQAGHLVQLDAPVALAGVLHRWLPSSP
- the thiD gene encoding bifunctional hydroxymethylpyrimidine kinase/phosphomethylpyrimidine kinase, encoding MATPTVITVAGSDPSGGAGIQADLKTFSALGAYGGAVITALTAQNTRGVSGVFPVPGAFVAEQLAPLFEDLDVRAVKTGMLGGPDVVEAVADAVVRYAVPNVVVDPVMVATSGDRLVDDATVEAIRDRLLPLATVVTPNLPETATLLGRATVTPDDQAAAAADLHALGPAAVVKGGHGDGPDAVDVLVDDDGTVELRVPRVRTANTHGTGCTFSSAIAVGLAHGRSLRDAVADAKAYLTEALRAADQLHVGGGHGPVHHFHAWWAPATTEVDA
- a CDS encoding TenA family protein, with the translated sequence MNFSADAWAAARPWYDAIRRHPFLTGLADGTLDRTVFLRYIVDDAHYLSRYARALATTAARWPEPAHAAALARFAAGAVDAERLLHATLLADDGRDIDAVDEEPTPTCLAYVNTLQSDAALAPAGVALAGLLPCFRVYTEIGRELVTVLDGDDGSHPYAAWLRTYGDPAFAADTRLAESFANDQADRHPGTVEAMHAAYARATRFEWMFWDAAWRGETWPKHGSPVESEQTNI